DNA sequence from the Coffea eugenioides isolate CCC68of chromosome 9, Ceug_1.0, whole genome shotgun sequence genome:
TCTTGTAACCATTTCACTTCACTTTGTATGTTTCCCTCAACAGCATGTACCATCTTAGAAGCCCATATCATGTTTAATCTCCATTCAGGCACTGTTATGTAACAAAACCTACACCAACTTCATGCACAATAACCATAACAATCCCCAACCCATGCATGCGATTTTGCAAGCACTTGGTGTACAAAATTTTCAATACCTTTCTTTCTCTATGTTGGTAATTATAATACCTATTATGTGCAACCGAAGGTTCCAACGTATTATCCATTTTCCATTGTATTAAACAATTACTTCAACCAAAAATGCAACAAGTATAATCAGTCCATTTGTTCACAACGATATATACAGCAAAAGACAACTACAAGTCAAATTGATCCACAATTTATGTGATACCATTACTGTTTTCTTACCTGTGTTTCTTCTGGTCTATCTTTTCTCCAGATCTCCCAACCTTGTACTTCACAATTCCTGTTCACCTTACTCAAGCCCTTTGATATTTGAGTACCAATCCTAAACTCTCTCCTTCTGCCACTAGTTATTGCTTCTCCTCTCCGTGATTTCCTTCGCAGCCACTCTATTTCCAATTCTGCAATGTTATTTTCCCcttacttttctttcttgctctGTTTTGTAGAATTGTGCAAACAAATATGTGAGGATTATTTTGGAAGAAGTGCCACTTACCTTTTCGTTTTGACTATTCAGTTGCACGGGAATAGACCGACGCTTCATGACACGGTCCATCaagtctttttctttttatttttttcgtttTTCCTCAGCACGATGTCGTTCTAGTCCCTACTGAAGCTTTTCTGACGTGGCTTATTGTGGTCCATTCGTTGGACCTTGTGAGGAGACCGTCCAAGAGTGGGACCGCTCCTGCCCGGTTCAAACACCGGATCATCCATTTTTGCATTCGGTGAAAGAGGAAAACATGTGCACATGATGCACGCTAACAAGGTTGAATGCTAGAAGCCATCTGTAATAGCAATAGTACGCCTTACAACTTTCTTGGTACTCTGCAGACAGGGCACAAGGGACATAAAATCCGGAAAAGTTAACCAAGGGGAATCATCAACTGCTCCTGATGGGGAAATCATTTCTGCTCTCACCCACTTTGACACCCtccaaattttgtcaaaaacATACATCAATTCTACCCCGTAATTATCCTAAAGTTTCATACTTTAGGAGTTCCAATGCAAATTTGGACTCCTTCAGGGGTTGCAGAGATGGGTTTTGTAGCATACCATCTTTTAAAGCAATGCCCACAAGAAGATTATGCAGCAAGGCCTCTGTATTTTCTGAAGTTTCAAATCAAAAGCAGTTCTTTAAAGTTGGTGCTGAGTCAACTGGGCCAATTCCTTCCAAACAGCTTCTCCAAGTTGTTCAAACTGCTGCTGAGACTGGTGCTAAGGTTTGATTCCATATAACTCTTGATTTTTTACGACTTGTCAATTGTGTAGAAAAACCAGTCTCAAGGTGAATATAGGATCAGTGCTTTATTGTCGTTTCTTTCTTGGAGAAATTAGTTGTTTGGCAGCAGTTAATTAAGTTTGTTGGATGTGAGATTTCAATTGATGGCTCTATCTGTATCTGCCGATTTTGCCCACTATCCGTTAAGTTGTTAATGATGTAGAATTTTACCTGTACAGCATTTCCAAGGCTAGCTGTGGATTCAGTAGCTTTTTCTGTTCTTTAAGGAAATTAGTAGCCTTATTACCATCTAAACTGGAATTGTTTAATTGAAAGTGATATCGAGTTCCTTTACGTTGCCACTAGGGAATGAGGGGATGATATCCATTCCCAAAGTCAATTATTAGGTGTTACAAAAAGTGATGGATGGAATGGCCAAGAAAACCATCTCGTGTTTTCTGGCAACTGTACTGTTATAAATTGTTGATCGTAAGTCCTTGCAACTTTTAAATGCACCGAGGCCTTTATAACAATGCCaaatagaagaaaattttgactgCAAAAGTTAACCCTATGAGGCCTTGCATGCTTTTATAGAAGGATTCTCTTAGAAGGTTTCCCAATAATTTTTGCCAAGGTATTTTCTTGATCAAGGTATGGTTAAATAAAATTGCTTAGACCTGGATTTTAATGTCTTTCTATTGGAGTGAATTAAGAGTATTTGGTAAGTGTAGCAGACAGGactggaaaaataaaaagatgatcagGACTCTTAAGAGTTGATGGGATACTGCTTTGTAAAGATGTAACGTGAAGACATGCTTACCTGTGGGCGAAAAAGAAACAATCTGTATTTCATGAAATAGCATTGATTGGTTCTGGTAATAATCTTGTTCAGATTGTTGCTAATATGGGCTTGTTCGTGCAGTATGATAGTTGGAATAGATACGTAAGCCTGAAACATTGTTATAATTAAGTTAATTTAATGATCTTATATCCATATTTGTCAAGTTAGTAATGATCCAACAGAAtatattattttccttttttgtttcatGCCATTTTTGCGTTTTAATCTCTTTGAGCGACTGAGTCATTTGCATTCAAGAATGCTTTGTTGGTTCTATTTGTGAGATGCAGGCCAATATTTGTAAATCCTGGATGTAGGACAGAGATGGGGAAAATTCCACcaatcttaaaattttttttttttttttggcatcaaGACAATTTTTTTATACATTGTGGTTTCAATGTTCTTTCAATGGATGACCATGAATAGAATTAATctgctatttttttttcccaaaatgCAGTTGCATGGCATGTTTTACGTTGAAATCCTTTTGCCTCTAGATGACTTTACCATTGCTTACAGATGAATCAGTGAAAAAATGCTTCTGAtcttcattttcaaaattttattttcttccgCTTTGTCAACATCAGTCTATAATCCCTGTCATTATCCTTCATTCTGAGCACATAGGTTCCGCTTTCCATTGTTTTTAATTGCTTTAAATCACTACTATTTTCTGATTTCTGAAGAAAAGCAAGATCATTTCTGGATATCTAATTAAGCTTTCTTAATTCATTTCAGGTTGTAATGGATACTGTGAACAAGCCTCGAACTATTGCCTACAAAATAGGACTCAGCGATCTGGTGACTGAGTAAGAATTATAGAGTACCTATGCTTTTGTGCTTTAGACCTCtgttaataaaaaattatgCATATTTAAGCAATTCTTTTGATTGTTTAGTTACtatttgaaattgattgtgTTATGATTGGTTGCTTGTTTAAGAGTTGCTAAAACTGATGTATATGTTAGGTAGTAAGCATATTTTACATTAGGATCACAATGCAGTTATTTTTATCCAAATTCCATGTCAAGCTTACCCTAGTggggtgattcttgatgcatgtATTACACATATCCCTTTTGTGTTTAAACTATATCATAACTGGAGGGCACAGGTGCAGCTGTATGATATCTTAacgtccttttttttttctgggagAAATGCCGTTTATCATGCAATCATAAAATTTCTATCTTTGTAGTGTGTGTTGTACCCATGCGTTAACCTCTATCATGATTAACCTATCAATACTCCCTGTAGAGAGATGCCGTTGGATTGAACTAACTTATTTGTGATTTTCTGGCTGCTTTCGTTTATTTATAGCTATTGTTATTGGCACCTTGACTTCCTATCTGCACTTTGTGCCCAACCACGAAAAGAATACATAAACATTCTTCTTACGTTGTTCGCACTATGATTTCCATCCATTCTGTTCACCTAGTTATGGCTATTGTTTTCAACATAGACcaaaatgaactcaaaaaagTGTAATACAGCATTTCCAGTCCAAGACTACTGAAACTCTATCACTGGGGTCTTCCTAATCCaccaaatcaaaatttttttatgtatATACATAAAATGTTAAACATTCTACAGGTGAAATATGTGATCTATTCTAAtttaacattttcttttttgatgTCTTTCGTCtctttgattaaaaaaattgaatttgttTAACCAGACACTGATCATCTTGTTAATGCTTCAGAGACCAAATTCGTTGAACAATTTCATATTTGCTTTGGCAATTTCTTATCCTAAAATGCATCCGTACTAGATATGCTTTGTCTTATTTCTGTACTTGATCTCAACTTTCAAAGTTGTtatctttcttgatttttatttttttgttatttgttttctAGCTCTGGTTCTTCTGCTGTTATAGTTATGTTTCTCTACTTTTGACATGCTATATTACCCTCACTTCTATGCATTTTCTGCTTAGGGCATGCTTTATTATTTAGATGAAAGAGTTTCTCTTTAATTGCTCAGTATCTTTATCTTAATTTTACAGTTTGTATTATTGCATGTCAGTTCTACAATTCTCTTATATTCCTATTGTCATTTTTTTGAAGCAGTCTTATTCCTAATTTTGCATCTTTATTTATTGTATTGAATTCTTATCCAGCACAGATAAAATGAGTGAGGCTGCTATTCTAGATGTTGTCAGGAATAACTTCCAAGATCACCTAATTCTTGGTGAGGAGGGAGGGCTCATAGGAGATTCTTCCTCTGATTACCTTTGGTGTATCGATCCTTTAGGTTTGGCTCATAAATCTGTTAATTTGTCTACATACAGATTTACATGATATTTATCCTGAATTCCTTATCTTTATGGAACTTGACTAGACTATTGCAAGCTACTTGAAGTGGTTTTCCGTATGGTTACCTATATCTTTCCTGACAGTGCGGTCACTTTACATTTTGGACCATCTTCTTGTGTCTATGTGATAACATCATTCCATCTTTTGGCTTATCATTTCCATTGTGTGATGTAGTTTGTTTATCTAATTTTACTTTCCTGTTTCTTTACTTGCTTATCATGTATAAGGGCTTGTTCTCAACAGCTTAAAACAAGTTATAAGCTGTTTTAGTAAGCAACTTGAGTTGCATTTGGAAACATCTTTTAGCTTTtcagaaaatgaaaacaaatcCATACTTAGAATTTTTATAACAAATTCTCAATATTAACTTGTTTATTAATATCACAAAGCTGCTTATACCTTATTTTGAGCTTTGGAGAACAAAGCCACAAACAGAGTTTGCCTGTGATGTTGTCAGACTGCAGCATAACTTGGCTAGAAATTGAGCATTAGTACAGTGCTGGGCATAAATTTTATATTCACCAACCCCAGAATCTAAGTCTTTGCAAAGAGAGCCTTGAACCGGAGCATTCCATCAACAAGAGAGCATGCAAAAATTCTTGAAAGCATGAAAACTGACATGCCTTGGTGGAATTCGTAAAATATTTCTTGCTGATTTATTCCATGAATTCTAGTACCAGCGTATTGAGTGTCATAGTTTTGAGGGCTCCCTGTAGGAGTAATTTGAATGCTTCATTTGAAAAGCTTTTAATTTTTCATTGCTCAAATACAACTATGTTTTCTAGTTAGTTTGGCTTTTTGCTATCCTGTTCCACAGACTACTTAAAGACGTAGTAGCATCTGTTCTTGGtgctatatttttatttttatttttttagttctAGGTGCTGCTATACTGCTTTCTCTCTATATGAAAGGATTATTCAGCTTACCTCTTTTCCACAATGTAGATGGGACCACAAACTTTGCACATGGTTATCCTAGCTTTTCTGTGTCTGTTGCAGTATTGTTTAGAGGCAAGCCAGCTGCCGCCACTGTGGTAAGCAATGGAAGAGCTTATTCTATCGCATTGACATAAGCTTATTTTCATTTGTTAAGTTGGAGTTACTAGATTAGCACATGGTATCTTTCTTTATAAATTTGCTCATTTGTGTCAGCCTAACATTTTTTAAACATGTGTTTGGTACAGTTAAATGACAGTTTAAGTCATAGGCGCACTAGGTTGTGTCAGAACCTGAATTATGTGTTTGCTTAGTAGCAATTCATAAACCTGAGAGACTAAGCTGTAATTTTTGAAATACACCACTGCTTTGATCCTTATTTTTTGTGTATACCACATAAACTCAAGTTTCTTTCATATTCTGACCCGTTGGACTTGGCAGCTATAAGTAGGCTGCCTCCATTTTGACTGAAATTGAATCAGAAAGGCTGCCCCatggggggtttttttttttggggggggggtggTGTTATGGCTTAATCAGATATCAAAAATGAGAGGGAGAGTATCAGAGAGTAGGGAGAGAAGAGAATCAGAAAAGAAGACAACGAAAAGACAGTGGAGAGAGGAAAATGGGAGAGATTGTATTTGAGAAAAGAGGAGAAATTACATCTGACAATAGCCTCCATGATACATTCAGTTGCTTATTTATGAAGCTAGCTTGACTATACAATCCAGCTACTACAGCAAAAACGACTAACTGAATTCCATCTAGCTGTAACTAACTCTACTATGTGGCTACAAAAACTGATTCTGTCAACTGTCTAACTAACGAGCTAATCATCTGATGATCAAGGTTGAGGATCACTGATTGATCAGCAGAATCCATCACGGGCCATAAGAAGGGGAGGATGAAGAGAATGAGAGAATGAACCTGGAGATAGTGCGATGTATAGTCAAACTAAATTAGAGCAACCAAATCAAAGTTTAAGTGTTAAACTATTTAAAGTTTTAACTCCAGTCAAACTAATTTAGCCTCCACCTGCCTGGttgaaaaatagatttttaAACAAGCTTGTGCTTCATGTCTTGATTTTCGTCTAGATATTTTGAAAAAGATCTCATTAATCTCaataggaaagaaaaaaaaaatcatcaagaatGACAATTTCCAATGCTAAATCCACAGGAAGActtaacataaaaaaaaatttagttgaTGAATCAACTGGAATGTTAATAAAGTTTTGAAGGTGGCTGTCTATGACTTCTGTGGCTATAGCCATGCTGATTTGTATCTTGACTGAATCCACAGGTAGATATCATTTTTCTGAAGCTAAATTTGAAAGGAACTGCACATGTACTTCTTGAGTGGATTTGTCTTCTCTCTAGACATTTTTCAGAGGAGCTTTTACGGGAAACTTTGTGGACATATTGTGAAGTTGAAAGCTAATGAAGCTTTTTCTTTGGTGGCCATCATGGTGATTCTGTGGGTTATTAACGGGTTTTTTAAGTGAAATTTATGTCAGTGAACTCACCTTCTTACGAACAATTTGGATAGGAACCTTTGGGGGGAATTTCGGATGTATCCTCATTGAAAGAAGCAACTTGAGTCGGTATCCGCCAATTAATACACCTTTACTGAAGCAActtttaaggaaaacaaagatttTAATCCTATTGCCGACATAGCAATCAT
Encoded proteins:
- the LOC113782139 gene encoding uncharacterized protein LOC113782139; protein product: MGKSFLLSPTLTPSKFCQKHTSILPRNYPKVSYFRSSNANLDSFRGCRDGFCSIPSFKAMPTRRLCSKASVFSEVSNQKQFFKVGAESTGPIPSKQLLQVVQTAAETGAKVVMDTVNKPRTIAYKIGLSDLVTDTDKMSEAAILDVVRNNFQDHLILGEEGGLIGDSSSDYLWCIDPLDGTTNFAHGYPSFSVSVAVLFRGKPAAATVGECACALSFSGYSPMGTSSVEHCVSMICDFGPWQFDKHVTFDGRSNKYTLLHNGKMMALTPLTPSQMYEDQLKLQRECDLDRQKRKQKGAESGNCSTSNLEHSAKDKNVVPSVINDQALVKSHTRKQNMIIKAKDVRKVMYSDQPLLLVICKYVLLNVDELDKALPSSVVALLQEFEDVFPDEIPDGLPLI